A genomic window from Purpureocillium takamizusanense chromosome 2, complete sequence includes:
- the MPP10 gene encoding U3 snoRNP protein (BUSCO:EOG09263ROQ~EggNog:ENOG503NXG1~COG:A) — protein sequence MAAVASPTLTSTSHTLTALPPGMAPATTNSTPNGETHLLLEALRPANRHGFLQPQPAIPAESLRLVKDTLEGFAAQVGEEQERRLKESRKRKRAGGDKGRDEIDVLKLRKVYVDGFETGQVWQQAKKIIGGVLDFSEGVLDELEEANEIAVDAQGEGEAEPKSITFGEDGFEVDSGEDEDEEESGSQLEEDDEDEEESGDEEDLEALEGELEDEDDQDAPEDLEDDGEDDEDEKEYVQDPHGLNDGFFSIDDFNKQTQWFEDQDTRGDPTTDQASDDEAINWEADPLAPSKGDTKSSKRKSADDEAGDDDDDDDDEDGPTFGDMSLDAPEGESDEEGVDEDLEDESGDMNANEVYYKDFFAPPPRKSRGDRPRKSVKFDAPAQAPAEEDVERAMADVRRDLFDDESDVEGSEDDLSEVDAGDPKSRRSALERRQAKLAEEIRKLEAASVAKREWALSGEAQAADRPMNSLLEEDLDFEHVGKPVPVITPEVSEGIEELIKRRILAQEFDEVLRRRPDAESVPQGTRRGALAEIDDSRPEKGLAEVYEEEHIKKTDPDAYVSKSDEKLQREEKEIEAMWRDVSSRLDALSSWHYRPKPAAPAISVVADVATIAMEDAQPATAQAVAGESSRMAPQEVYKPGAAAANGDKGATPRDEVVTKGGMPLARAEMSREDRTRRRRRHKERVRKAGGGASAPASATPGAAAGRGGGAKGTATRAQSQRETVAELKRGGVKVINRKGEITDVDGNKAKAAKAASSGSYKL from the coding sequence ATGGCCGCGGTGGCATCGCCGACActgacgtcgacgtcgcacACGCTCACAGCACTGCCGCCGGGCATGGCGCCCGCCACGACAAACTCGACGCCGAATGGCGAGACgcacctgctgctggaggcgctgcgaCCGGCGAACCGGCATGGATtcctgcagccgcagccggcgATACCGGCCGAGTCGCTGAGGCTGGTCAAGGACACGCTCGAGGGCTTCGCGgcgcaggtcggcgaggagcaggagcggcGACTCAAGGAGAGCAGGAAGCGCaagcgggctggcggcgacaagggccGCGACGAAATCGACGTCCTGAAGCTGCGCAAGGTGTACGTGGACGGATTCGAGACGGGTCAGGTGTGGcagcaggccaagaagatTATTGGCGGCGTGTTGGACTTTTCCGAGGGCgtgctggacgagctggaggaggccaaCGAGATTGCCGTTGACGCTCAAGGCGAAGGTGAAGCCGAGCCCAAGAGCATTACGTTCGGAGAGGATGGGTTCGAGGTCGACTctggcgaggacgaagatgAAGAGGAGTCGGGCTCACAACtcgaagaagacgatgaggatgaggaggaatcgggcgacgaggaggatctcgaggcgctcgagggtGAAttggaagacgaggacgaccagGACGCACCAGAGGACCTGGAAGACGACGgagaggacgatgaggatgagaAAGAATACGTCCAAGACCCCCACGGCCTCAACGACGGCTTCTTTTCCATTGACGACTTCAACAAGCAAACACAATGGTTCGAAGACCAAGACACTCGCGGCGATCCCACCACGGATCAAGCCAGCGATGATGAAGCGATCAATTGGGAGGCAGACCCGCTGGCGCCGTCCAAAGGTGATACAAAGTCATCAAAACGAAAATCAGCTGACGatgaggccggcgacgatgatgacgatgatgacgacgaggatggcccAACCTTTGGTGACATGTCTCTTGATGCGCCCGAAggcgagagcgacgaggagggcgtggatgaggacctcgaggacgaaTCCGGAGACATGAACGCAAATGAGGTCTACTACAAGGATTtcttcgcgccgccgcctagGAAGAGCAGAGGTGACAGGCCCAGAAAGTCGGTCAAGTTCGACGCACCCGCACAGGCGccagccgaggaggacgtcgagcgagccatggccgacgtccgccgcgacctcttcgacgacgagtccGACGTGGAGGGCTCAGAAGACGACCTCTCCGAGGTGGACGCAGGCGACCCCAAGTCGCGCCGGTCGGCgctcgagcggcggcaggccaagctcgccgaggagatCCGCAAGCTCGAGGCGGCTTCGGTGGCCAAGCGCGAGTGGGCGCtctcgggcgaggcgcaggccgcgGACCGGCCGATGAACTCGCTTCTcgaggaggacctcgacTTCGAACACGTGGGCAAGCCCGTGCCCGTCATCACGCCCGAGGTCagcgagggcatcgaggagctcatcAAGCGCCGCATTCTGGCACAAGAGTTCGACGAGGtgcttcggcggcggcccgacgccgaGTCGGTGCCGCAGGGcactcgccgcggcgcgctggccgagaTTGACGATTCGCGGCCGGAAAAGGGCCTGGCCGAGGTGTACGAAGAGGAGCACATCAAAAAGACCGACCCGGATGCGTACGTGTCCAAGTCGGACGAGAAGCTCCAAcgcgaggagaaggagatcGAGGCCATGTGGCGCGACGTCTCgtcgcgcctcgacgccctctccAGCTGGCACTACAGGCCCAAGCCCGCGGCCCCTGCTatcagcgtcgtcgccgacgtcgccaccatcgccatggaggacgcccagcccgccacCGCGCAGGCTGTCGCCGGCGAGAGCAGCCGCATGGCGCCGCAGGAGGTGTACAAacccggcgccgcggccgccaacggGGACAAGGGTGCCACGCCGAGGGACGAGGTCGTCACCAAGGGCGGCAtgcccctcgcccgcgccgagatGTCGCGCGAGGATCgcacccgtcgccgccgtcgccacaaGGAGCGCGTGCGCaaggccggtggcggcgcgtctgCACCCGCGTCTGCTacccccggcgccgccgccggcaggggAGGTGGGGCCAAGGGCACCGCGACGCGCGCCCAGTCGCAGCGCGAGACAGTCGCGGAGCTCAAGAggggcggcgtcaaggtcatCAACCGCAAGGGCGAAATCACCGACGTGGACGGCAACAAGGCAAAGGCCGCAAAGGCCGCGTCGAGCGGGAGCTACAAGCTGTAA
- a CDS encoding Delta(24(24(1)))-sterol reductase (COG:O~EggNog:ENOG503Q3K4) has protein sequence MSSSNSTVGKSLPATSNHASSNPAGPSTTSFESTRRPAQIGTSSPQPMPRKGQASRKQHKNQRRPSGGLRVNSALDDYDHMAEMRAVRNPSSRRGQTSITHLLNYTAPRAYQDHGHHLHHPRSFRRNPTWGPGSGYHAADKARYVHANYRFVVSPDGVYKTHAADADLYLEWTNILQVIASPESQSASCPICLSEPVAPRMAKCGHIFCLSCLIRFMNSSSDDDVKSGKGARWKRCPICEDTIYLHEVRPVRFHAGQETPLPNVGDDVVLRLMARKGNSTLALPWEGGAEVLNAGDDVPWHFAANVLDYARIMKGTTEYMHGQFDEEITALTEQEREDELLFGQDNEWTQKAIKAISQAKERTEGLANPEAAISMPGPNPSKQPAEADFYFFSSPPHLYLSPLDIRILKTKYGAFSNFPSTLLPRIEHISTGHVVDDALRKRAKYLGHLPRGCVISFLECDWTDIVPAETLASFNGEIERRRKRNRDKAAQEERERQQAERIEAADLRRTLGTPRTIEPVEEHISKLDISEFQPLSAHTGTTPPDPRPGFETLASMSTSPSTQRTVWGTRALAASPELEPTQPNVDDGWLKDEELLGTAELAMQLEAIDAVEHAAASGGASVAGNGGGGKKGKKKKQKITLMSTGGRRGN, from the coding sequence ATGAGTTCATCGAACTCGACTGTGGGCAAGTCCCTGCCAGCAACCTCGAATCACGCCTCGTCGAACCCAGCGGGACCCTCGACCACGAGCTTCGAATCCACGCGTCGACCTGCACAGATCGGAACGTCATCGCCCcagccgatgccgaggaagGGGCAGGCCTCCAGAAAGCAACACAAGAACCAGCGACGACCGAGTGGCGGGCTGAGGGTGAAcagcgccctcgacgactaTGACCACATGGCGGAAATGCGGGCAGTCAGGAATCCGTCCAGCCGCCGTGGCCAGACCTCCATTACGCACCTGCTGAACTACACGGCTCCGAGAGCGTACCAGGATCATggccatcatcttcatcatccGAGATCGTTCCGTAGGAACCCGACCTGGGGTCCTGGCTCAGGCTACCAtgccgccgacaaggcgcGATACGTCCATGCCAACTACCGTTTCGTCGTCTCGCCAGACGGTGTGTACAAAACACATGCGGCCGATGCAGACCTGTACCTGGAATGGACCAACATTCTGCAAGTCATCGCATCTCCCGAGTCCCAGTCAGCTTCGTGTCCGATCTGCCTCTCCGAACCGGTGGCACCGCGCATGGCCAAGTGTGGGCACATTTTCTGCCTCTCCTGCTTGATTCGATTCATGAACTcgtcgagcgacgacgatgtaAAGTCGGGTAAAGGCGCTCGGTGGAAGAGGTGCCCGATATGCGAGGACACCATCTACTTGCACGAGGTGCGGCCTGTGCGCTTCCATGCCGGCCAAGAAACACCTCTGCCCAacgtcggcgatgatgtgGTTCTGCGACTTATGGCGCGGAAGGGCAACTCGACCTTGGCTCTACCCTGGGAAGGAGGGGCGGAGGTTTTGAACGCCGGAGACGACGTCCCCTGGCACTTTGCTGCTAACGTCCTGGACTATGCACGCATAATGAAGGGCACAACGGAGTATATGCACGGACAGTTCGATGAGGAAATCACTGCGTTGACAGAGCAGGAAAGAGAAGACGAGCTTCTGTTTGGCCAAGACAACGAGTGGACTCAAAAGGCTATCAAGGCCATCTCCCAGGCCAAGGAGCGGACGGAGGGCCTCGCCAATCCCGAGGCTGCGATATCGATGCCAGGCCCAAACCCGTCAAAACAACCCGCCGAGGCAGATTTTTACTTTTTCAGCTCACCGCCTCATCTGTATCTGTCGCCGCTGGACATCCGGATCCTCAAGACAAAGTACGGCGCCTTCTCTAACTTTCCGTCGACTCTGCTGCCGAGAATCGAACATATTTCCACAGGACACGTCGTGGACGATGCGTTGCGTAAGCGTGCCAAGTATCTCGGCCACCTTCCGCGCGGTTGCGTCATCAGCTTTCTAGAGTGCGACTGGACCGACATTGTTCCCGCGGAGACGCTGGCATCATTTAATGGGGAGATCGAACGGCGTCGCAAGCGCAATCGTGACAAGGCAGCTCAAGAGGAGCGTGAGCGCCAGCAGGCGGAGCGCATTGAGGCCGCGGACCTCCGACGAACGCTCGGTACGCCGAGGACGATTGAGCCAGTGGAAGAGCACATTTCGAAGCTGGACATTTCGGAATTTCAGCCACTATCCGCACATACTGGCACGACACCTCCCGACCCCCGCCCTGGATTTGAGACGCTggcgtccatgtcgaccAGTCCATCCACACAGCGAACCGTCTGGGGAACTCGTGCGCTGGCTGCGTCGCCTGAGCTGGAGCCAACACAGCCCAACGTGGACGATGGGTggctcaaggacgaggagctaTTGGGCACTGCCGAGCTGGCGATGCAGCTCGAAGCCATTGACGCCGTAGAGCACGCTGCCGCTAGCGGAGGAGCAAGCGTTGCCGGtaacggcggtggcggcaaaaagggcaagaagaagaagcagaagatCACGCTTATGAGCACTGGCGGCAGGAGGGGGAACTGA
- the CRP1 gene encoding Cruciform DNA binding protein (EggNog:ENOG503NVKM~COG:G), which yields MGSYTFKWEHPAEEAFVTGTFDNWQKTVKLEKRDGVFQQKVDIAHPLHKIYYKFVVDNNWTINESSPHEPDSEGNINNFLTQADLEQPSFSSSILNTVTPESTTVAMAGKKNNKKKQQQKAQQAAPATKPAETAPAETTAAAPVAAVVPVEAAPAAEPTAAAAVVAPVAAESRDDTATPSIVPGGFPETPANEEDKTVSVNPLPAAPGAVNPITLEPGEKIPQTVTGQGLNDNVKLDKESYEKSDALPGVVATDLPPVSKNTIPESSLPITSNKDATINTVGPGATTAALAGQVPLESKDSKVPEVVKESQQKAGVAPEASAVPEEVREKAAVEDELKSKVQEAPGTSEGHAGVGAEKQENTGLIAGAALTTGGAVAAAVIAAKDKLVEAAGPTVNEAAASATDAANKNLPDSVKAQLPEAAQNHLAAQSKETTREEVSPQVPTEVKESLTEAGKSPEAAGNTEAVVEKKQVETELLKEVKPAPAVDETKSAATKAPTTKPTETAATQGKATEANPEAAKTEAVKAGAANGTNGTETKPAEASTPASKEAKKKSRLSTMFSKLKEKLK from the coding sequence TTTGTCGTCGACAACAATTGGACCATCAACGAGTCCTCGCCTCACGAGCCAGACAGCGAGGGCAACATCAACAACTTCCTGACCcaggccgacctcgagcagcCGAGCTTCAGCAGCTCCATCCTCAACACCGTCACTCCCGAGTCCACCACCGTCGCAATGGCTGGAAAGAAGaacaacaagaagaagcagcaacagaaggcccagcaggccgccccTGCTACCAAGCCTGCCGAGACTGCGCCGGCGGAGACCACGGCTGCCGCCCCGGTCGCCGCTGTGGTCCCTGTCGAGgctgcacccgccgccgagcccacggctgccgccgctgttgttGCGCCCGTTGCTGCCGAGAGCAGGGACGATACCGCCACGCCGTCCATTGTGCCCGGCGGCTTCCCTGAGACGCCCGCgaacgaggaggacaagaCGGTCAGCGTCAatcccctgcccgccgcgcccggcgcaGTCAACCCCATCACCCTGGAGCCTGGCGAGAAGATCCCCCAGACCGTTACCGGTCAAGGCCTCAACGACAATGTCAAGCTTGACAAGGAGTCGTACGAGAAGAGTGATGCGTTGCCCGGTGTCGTCGCGACTGACCTGCCGCCCGTTTCCAAGAACACCATCCCCGAGTCTAGCCTTCCCATCACCAGCAACAAGGATGCCACCATCAACACTGTCGGCCCCGgtgccaccaccgctgccctggctggcCAAGTCCCCCTCGAGTCCAAGGATTCCAAGGTCCCAGAGGTCGTCAAGGAGAGCCAGCAGAAAGCTGGCGTCGCCCCCGAGGCCTCAGCTGTCCCTGAGGAGGTCAGGGAGAAGGCTGCAGTGGAGGATGAGCTCAAGAGCAAGGTTCAGGAAGCTCCCGGCACCTCTGAGGGCCacgccggcgttggcgccgaAAAGCAGGAGAACACTGGTCTGatcgccggtgctgctcTCACCACtggtggtgccgttgccgctgcggTCATCGCTGCCAaggacaagctcgtcgaggccgccggccccacCGTCAACGAAGCCGCTGCCTCCGCTACCGATGCTGCCAACAAAAACCTACCGGACTCGGTCAAGGCTCAGCTGCCCGAGGCAGCCCAGAATCATCTGGCAGCGCAGTCCAAGGAGACCACCCGAGAGGAGGTCTCCCCGCAGGTGCCcaccgaggtcaaggagTCTCTTACTGAGGCTGGGAAGAGCCCCGAGGCTGCCGGCAACACCGAGGCTGTTGTCGAGAAGAAGCAGGTCGAAACtgagctgctcaaggaggTCAAGCCGGCGCCAGCCGTGGACGAGACCAAGTCTGCTGCGACCAAGGCGCCCACAACTAAGCccacggagacggcggcgacgcagggCAAGGCTACCGAGGCCAACCCCGAAGCGGCCAAGACCGAGGCGGTCAAGGCTGGTGCCGCCAACGGTACCAACGGCACGGAGACGAAGCCTGCTGAGGCCAGCACACCCGCCTCCAAggaggcgaagaagaagagccgcCTGAGCACCATGTTcagcaagctcaaggagaagctcaagTAA